From Musa acuminata AAA Group cultivar baxijiao chromosome BXJ3-8, Cavendish_Baxijiao_AAA, whole genome shotgun sequence, one genomic window encodes:
- the LOC103994627 gene encoding protein GOS9-like — protein sequence MAGEIKVGPWGGNGGSAWDMGAAHRIINIKIRAGDNIDAIVITFTRYGMIETKHFGGSGGTPYEIPLQEDEYLVGVEGSVDTLGRITLVRNLTLRTNKKSYGPFGTSGGKPFSVPVASGKIIGFFGRAGTMIDAIGVYLAPN from the exons ATG GCGGGAGAGATCAAGGTGGGGCCGTGGGGTGGCAACGGAGGGTCTGCATGGGACATGGGGGCTGCCCACCGCATCATCAACATCAAGATTCGCGCCGGAGACAACATCGACGCCATCGTGATCACCTTCACCCGTTATGGCATGATCGAGACCAAGCACTTCGGTGGCTCCGGAGGCACACCCTACGAG ATTCCTCTGCAAGAGGACGAGTATCTTGTGGGCGTCGAGGGGTCTGTGGATACGCTGGGGAGAATCACTCTGGTGAGGAACCTGACGCTGAGGACCAACAAGAAAAGCTACGGACCTTTCGGCACCAGTGGCGGAAAGCCTTTCTCCGTTCCTGTAGCCTCGGGTAAGATCATTGGCTTCTTTGGACGTGCGGGCACCATGATTGATGCCATCGGAGTTTACCTCGCACCTAACTAG